One genomic window of Xanthobacter dioxanivorans includes the following:
- a CDS encoding Lrp/AsnC family transcriptional regulator — MDSSHIDSQIDSFDTKIIAALAQDGRMSVTDLAGVVGLSRSPCQARLKRLVDEGYIRGFRAVLDPVKLGLDHIAFTEVKLSETTERALSAFNAAVLKIKEVEACHMIAGPFDYLLKVRTRDIRRYREVLGEKISSLPHVASTSTYVVMEPVKDEVA, encoded by the coding sequence ATGGATAGTTCCCATATCGACAGCCAAATCGACTCCTTCGATACGAAGATCATCGCCGCGCTGGCGCAGGACGGGCGCATGTCGGTGACCGATCTGGCGGGCGTGGTCGGCCTGTCGCGCAGCCCCTGCCAGGCGCGGCTGAAGCGGCTGGTGGACGAGGGCTACATCCGCGGCTTCCGCGCCGTGCTCGACCCGGTGAAACTCGGCCTCGACCACATCGCCTTCACCGAGGTGAAGCTCTCCGAGACCACCGAGCGGGCGCTCTCTGCCTTCAACGCGGCGGTGCTGAAGATCAAGGAGGTGGAGGCCTGCCACATGATCGCGGGGCCGTTCGACTACCTGCTCAAGGTGCGCACCCGCGACATCCGCCGCTACCGCGAGGTGCTGGGCGAGAAGATCTCCAGCCTGCCGCACGTGGCGAGCACCTCCACCTACGTGGTCATGGAGCCGGTGAAGGACGAGGTGGCGTGA
- the glsA gene encoding glutaminase A codes for MSILPPSPTPSLETPLLRFLKETHARFGPLDEGEVASYIPELGKADPDHFGIAVATTDGHVYETGDTGVPFTIQSISKAIVYALALDTLGAEHVEATIGVEPSGEAFNSIRLRADNKPFNAMVNAGAIACCGLISEATGEAAFEMIRAALGAFAGRTLDVDDAVFQSERATGDRNRAIAYLLRTYGGVRGDVDLILDTYFRQCSILVTARDLAVMGATFANHGVNPVTGQVVASNYAVARTLAVMSSSGMYDFAGEWIYRVGLPAKSGVGGGIVAALPSQLGLGIFSPRLDAHGNSVRGIRTCAAMSESFDLHMLSRRGDVRTAVVADYDFRTVPPRPGRQTKAQEILAARSGAIRVLELSGQLSFATMDYVTRRLTDPAGVPEFLILNLHRVSTITDAGLSLFIGLIRNQLPAGTTAVIAGVEGSSPVAPQLKALRDQGVRVRIFPTYDAAVEWAEDQIVYRHGGFSQVGVEADLAGQSLLAGLSLQEISDLSRLGTRVTFDQGARIISASEPPAKVFFLLRGMVSARAANDVRLATLIPGMAFGELALIEEARAADVFAETEVVCLELGVEAFRTFEEANTRAASRIIRNLAVLLAARIRMATARIEMLTG; via the coding sequence GTGTCGATTCTTCCTCCCTCCCCCACGCCTTCCCTCGAAACGCCCCTGCTGCGCTTCCTGAAGGAAACCCACGCACGGTTCGGCCCACTCGATGAGGGCGAGGTCGCCTCCTACATCCCCGAGCTGGGAAAGGCGGACCCCGACCACTTCGGCATCGCCGTCGCGACCACCGACGGCCACGTCTACGAGACCGGTGACACCGGCGTTCCCTTCACCATCCAGTCCATCTCCAAGGCCATCGTCTACGCCCTCGCCCTCGACACGCTGGGGGCGGAGCACGTGGAGGCGACCATCGGCGTGGAGCCGAGCGGGGAAGCGTTCAACTCCATTCGCCTGCGGGCCGACAACAAGCCGTTCAACGCCATGGTGAATGCCGGCGCCATCGCCTGCTGCGGGCTGATCTCCGAAGCCACGGGGGAGGCGGCGTTCGAGATGATCCGCGCCGCGCTCGGCGCCTTCGCCGGGCGCACGCTGGACGTGGACGACGCGGTCTTCCAGTCCGAGCGCGCCACCGGCGACCGCAACCGCGCCATCGCCTATCTCCTGCGCACCTATGGCGGCGTGCGCGGCGACGTGGACCTGATCCTCGACACCTATTTCCGCCAGTGCTCCATACTCGTCACCGCCCGCGACCTCGCAGTGATGGGCGCCACCTTCGCCAATCACGGCGTCAACCCGGTGACCGGACAGGTGGTGGCGTCCAACTATGCGGTGGCCCGCACGCTGGCGGTGATGAGCTCGTCCGGGATGTACGACTTCGCCGGCGAGTGGATCTATCGCGTCGGCCTGCCGGCGAAGAGCGGAGTCGGCGGCGGCATCGTCGCGGCGCTGCCCTCCCAGCTCGGCCTCGGCATCTTCTCGCCCCGCCTCGACGCCCACGGCAACAGCGTGCGCGGCATCCGCACCTGCGCCGCCATGTCGGAATCCTTCGACCTGCACATGCTGTCCCGCCGCGGCGACGTGCGCACCGCGGTGGTGGCAGACTACGACTTCCGCACCGTGCCGCCCCGGCCCGGCCGCCAGACCAAGGCGCAGGAGATCCTCGCCGCGCGCTCCGGCGCCATCCGGGTGCTGGAGCTCTCCGGCCAGCTCTCCTTCGCCACCATGGACTATGTCACCCGCCGCCTGACCGATCCCGCGGGGGTACCGGAATTCCTGATCCTCAACCTGCACCGCGTCTCCACCATCACCGACGCCGGGCTCAGCCTGTTCATCGGCCTCATCCGCAACCAGCTGCCGGCCGGAACCACGGCGGTGATCGCCGGAGTGGAGGGATCCTCCCCCGTAGCGCCTCAGCTCAAGGCGCTGAGGGACCAGGGCGTTCGGGTGCGCATCTTCCCCACCTACGACGCCGCGGTGGAATGGGCGGAAGACCAGATCGTCTACCGCCACGGCGGCTTCTCGCAGGTGGGGGTCGAGGCCGACCTCGCCGGGCAGTCCCTGCTCGCGGGCCTTTCGCTGCAGGAGATTTCCGATCTGTCCCGCCTCGGCACCCGGGTCACGTTCGATCAGGGCGCCCGCATCATCTCGGCGAGCGAGCCCCCGGCCAAGGTCTTCTTTCTCCTGCGCGGCATGGTGAGCGCGCGTGCCGCCAACGACGTGCGCCTCGCCACCCTCATTCCGGGAATGGCCTTCGGCGAGCTCGCCCTCATCGAGGAGGCCCGGGCGGCGGACGTCTTCGCCGAGACCGAGGTGGTGTGCCTCGAGCTCGGCGTGGAAGCGTTCCGCACGTTCGAGGAAGCCAACACCCGCGCCGCCAGCCGCATCATCCGCAACCTCGCGGTGCTGCTCGCCGCGCGCATCCGCATGGCCACGGCGCGGATCGAGATGCTCACCGGCTAG
- a CDS encoding DUF2189 domain-containing protein, whose translation MADILERPAGAVHVAPTIRAITFADVKAALLEGVEDFNRAPVIGALFGAVYAFGGIILLACVFALDLGYLAYPLFAGSVLIGPFVAAGLYDVSRELEAGRTPTLRGVLSTVFAQRKRELGWMAFVTIFAFIIWMYQVRLLLALFLGFASFGTMQEFMRVLFTTSDGLSFLAVGHVVGAALALGLFSITVVSFPLLMDRDLDVVTAMITSVQAVLLSPGPMIAWGMTVVAVLFIGAAPCFLGLIVVLPVLGFATWHLYRRVISPAA comes from the coding sequence ATGGCGGATATCCTCGAACGGCCGGCGGGCGCGGTGCACGTCGCCCCCACCATCCGCGCCATCACATTCGCCGACGTGAAGGCGGCGCTGCTGGAGGGGGTGGAGGACTTCAACCGGGCACCGGTCATCGGCGCCCTGTTCGGCGCGGTTTATGCCTTCGGCGGCATCATCCTGCTCGCCTGCGTCTTCGCCCTCGACCTCGGCTATCTCGCCTATCCCCTGTTCGCCGGCTCGGTGCTCATCGGCCCGTTCGTGGCGGCCGGCCTCTACGACGTGAGCCGGGAACTGGAGGCGGGCCGCACGCCCACCCTGCGCGGGGTGCTGTCCACGGTCTTCGCCCAGCGCAAGCGGGAACTGGGCTGGATGGCCTTCGTCACCATCTTCGCCTTCATCATCTGGATGTATCAGGTGCGGCTGCTGCTGGCGCTGTTCCTGGGCTTTGCCTCCTTCGGCACCATGCAGGAATTCATGCGGGTGCTGTTCACCACCTCCGACGGGCTGAGCTTCCTCGCCGTCGGGCACGTGGTGGGGGCCGCCCTCGCCCTCGGCCTCTTCTCCATCACCGTGGTGTCCTTCCCGCTGCTGATGGACCGCGACCTCGACGTGGTGACGGCGATGATCACTTCGGTCCAGGCGGTGCTGCTCAGCCCCGGCCCGATGATCGCGTGGGGCATGACGGTGGTGGCGGTGCTCTTCATCGGCGCGGCGCCGTGTTTCCTCGGCCTCATCGTGGTGCTGCCGGTGCTCGGCTTCGCCACCTGGCATCTCTATCGGAGAGTGATCTCGCCGGCGGCCTGA
- a CDS encoding NUDIX hydrolase has translation MPIAGGSPGRRVQYAALPYRVRRDGEVQIRLITSRETRRWVLPKGWPMKGLSPPKAAARECYEEAGLMGVIAREPFGMYTYEKRLGTRSVLCDVLVFPLKVKRHLQKWPERFQRHGFWFSVDSAAGAVQEEDLCLLIRAFGDVMARRWEAKLQAAADKPRKEKPASEKPVKEKAAKEKAVKDKAAKEKVAGEKAAPDEAPGASEEGVPRGKAQKPAKAKSAKGRKAPPLPVEAESDPGLPAEVDDRRVAAEAAARGAGGKLAKASRKLAAVAGPDTAAGRGSPLAPAEEPARKPPSAKKAVARKAVKVSAAGKAASRKQASRAPKAAAASVKAAAVKAASAKPTSAKPTSAKPTSTKAPSASSPPAKKPTTKAPRRASPKKTPSGGRKSGPA, from the coding sequence ATGCCGATCGCCGGTGGGAGCCCGGGCCGGCGGGTGCAGTATGCTGCCCTGCCGTATCGGGTGCGGCGCGACGGTGAAGTGCAGATCCGCCTCATCACCTCGCGCGAGACCCGGCGCTGGGTCCTTCCCAAGGGCTGGCCGATGAAGGGCCTGTCACCGCCCAAGGCTGCGGCGCGCGAATGCTACGAGGAGGCCGGGCTCATGGGCGTGATCGCCCGCGAGCCCTTCGGCATGTACACCTATGAGAAGCGGCTCGGCACGCGCTCGGTGCTGTGCGACGTGCTGGTGTTTCCGCTGAAGGTGAAGCGGCATCTCCAGAAGTGGCCGGAGCGGTTCCAGCGGCACGGCTTCTGGTTCTCCGTCGACAGCGCGGCGGGAGCCGTGCAGGAGGAGGATCTCTGCCTGCTCATCCGGGCCTTCGGCGACGTCATGGCCCGCCGGTGGGAGGCGAAGCTCCAGGCGGCCGCGGACAAGCCGCGGAAGGAAAAGCCGGCGTCGGAAAAGCCGGTGAAGGAGAAGGCCGCCAAGGAGAAGGCCGTCAAAGACAAGGCGGCGAAGGAAAAGGTTGCCGGGGAGAAGGCGGCGCCCGACGAGGCGCCCGGCGCATCGGAAGAAGGCGTCCCACGGGGGAAGGCGCAGAAGCCGGCCAAGGCCAAGTCCGCGAAGGGGCGGAAGGCGCCGCCCTTGCCCGTCGAGGCGGAAAGCGATCCCGGCCTGCCGGCGGAGGTTGACGATCGCCGCGTGGCGGCCGAGGCCGCGGCGCGAGGCGCCGGGGGCAAGCTCGCCAAGGCATCCCGGAAGCTTGCCGCCGTGGCCGGGCCGGATACGGCCGCCGGGCGCGGGTCGCCTCTCGCGCCAGCAGAGGAGCCGGCCCGCAAGCCGCCATCAGCGAAGAAGGCGGTAGCGAGGAAGGCGGTGAAGGTCTCCGCTGCCGGTAAGGCGGCAAGCCGCAAGCAGGCGTCCCGGGCGCCCAAGGCGGCGGCTGCTTCGGTGAAGGCTGCCGCGGTGAAGGCTGCATCGGCCAAGCCGACTTCGGCCAAGCCAACCTCGGCCAAGCCAACCTCGACCAAGGCCCCCTCGGCTAGCAGTCCGCCGGCGAAGAAGCCGACGACCAAGGCGCCGCGCAGGGCATCGCCGAAGAAGACACCGTCCGGCGGGCGGAAGTCGGGTCCGGCCTGA
- a CDS encoding SIMPL domain-containing protein translates to MRQTSFRRSYPLGRLLAGALAAAIVFAVPAGAATLTVVGEARVTAAPDMAVLSTGTVTTAKTADDALGANSKAVAAVIETLKAAGIAASDIATANFSVQPQYSYPQQGSREAPKLMGFEVRNSVRVTVRSLDSLGALLDRVVQSGANQASGLTFALSDPAKLQREAQIASVKEGMDQAKALAAAAGLRLTRITSIQPEGQSMPILPQPMMMKADMARAPVPVEAGEIEVRARTVIVYEVEPL, encoded by the coding sequence ATGCGTCAAACCTCGTTCCGCCGCTCCTATCCGCTCGGTCGCCTGCTGGCTGGGGCGCTCGCGGCGGCCATCGTCTTCGCCGTTCCGGCCGGCGCAGCGACACTGACGGTGGTGGGCGAGGCCCGGGTCACCGCGGCGCCGGACATGGCGGTGCTGTCCACAGGCACCGTGACCACGGCCAAGACCGCCGATGACGCCCTCGGCGCGAATTCGAAGGCCGTCGCCGCGGTGATCGAGACCCTCAAGGCGGCCGGCATCGCGGCCTCCGACATCGCCACCGCGAATTTCTCCGTCCAGCCGCAATATTCCTACCCGCAGCAGGGCTCGCGGGAAGCGCCGAAGCTCATGGGCTTCGAGGTGCGCAATTCCGTGCGCGTCACCGTCCGCAGCCTCGATTCGCTCGGCGCCCTGCTCGACCGGGTGGTCCAGTCCGGCGCGAACCAGGCCTCCGGGCTGACGTTCGCCCTGTCTGATCCGGCGAAGCTCCAGCGCGAGGCGCAGATTGCGTCGGTGAAGGAGGGGATGGACCAGGCGAAGGCGCTCGCCGCCGCGGCCGGATTGCGCCTCACCCGGATCACCAGCATCCAGCCCGAGGGCCAGAGCATGCCCATCCTGCCGCAGCCCATGATGATGAAGGCCGACATGGCGCGCGCGCCGGTGCCGGTGGAGGCGGGCGAGATCGAGGTGCGGGCGCGCACCGTCATTGTCTACGAGGTCGAACCGCTCTGA
- a CDS encoding Arm DNA-binding domain-containing protein, with amino-acid sequence MPLTDTAARSAKGREKPYKLTDGGGLYLLVKPEGARYWRLNYRFGGKQKALALGTCTAASSPWWTWPTTSRRRASCS; translated from the coding sequence ATGCCCCTGACCGACACTGCCGCCAGAAGCGCGAAGGGGCGCGAGAAGCCATACAAGCTCACGGACGGGGGCGGCCTATACCTGCTGGTGAAGCCCGAGGGGGCCCGGTACTGGCGCCTTAACTACCGATTTGGGGGAAAGCAGAAGGCGCTGGCTCTCGGCACCTGCACCGCGGCGAGTTCGCCGTGGTGGACCTGGCCGACCACCAGCCGGCGCAGGGCGAGCTGTTCCTGA
- a CDS encoding autotransporter family protein, with product MSRTRALGLVAIGLGAGSLGQGALADPLPSSSTTYQTLNYGTTGTFLTGIRGDNIVGNYTIPGTTETGGLYYNMTSQTWSPMPEATDNGANYPGAIGSSPYGPSFGTPGGILRVVGSYQTETSAPYDLSYLYDAAAAPGQTLTPLAYPGTDTLYTIAHSNFGNQVVGDYDTRLATGNAFIYNIDTKTYITNNIPGAVSTTAYGIYGDKIAGGYGEVEVGGGLHAEHGYIYDQTTGTYETYDHPGAVATHFEGITGAGRSGEYNLVTNWVSADGVVHPAVMHIDALGVVTWYEIDIPGAVVSSNSAYGDNVVGIYVSTEGGTTTINGFIATIPGMYNPIRNTGTLNFATDNAAALSGLKGDDIINSGTIHVTGNGGIGMRGETYGVLTNKGTITATGIAGAAVELHGTYGTFLNYGTLQTTVEADALRTGPDSHGTVIVNTGIVDGRLAATAGTDKRFENAGWLGVSGTGPTITHLFSGIFVQTTTCTYAARVTDEGSDVLEVTGTVRLSGTLQASFLDTSFAPTTTLIVATDGITGTFDHVVTPGLPALFDASVAYAPTAVTMTVAADLAGKAGNTPNQRAVGGALDRLINTTTDGLLTTLPTALSPLYGLTVAELPGALTALSGEAYASAQTVLLGDSAYSRDALLGRLRQGSYAGQGGPTAALGFGGPALAYAAPTASGVPFPTKAQPSAEPAFNGTIWAQAFGGWSAYGGGRDAADVDASIGGVISGADVKVENWMLGAAVGYTHSSAQMDALASQSDTDSMLVALYAGTSSGPWKLRLAASYAFNQIDASRTIAYPGFFQRANADYSGGTGQVFAELGYGFAVQHLALEPFAGLAYVHLSTDGFTETGASAGLTGASNAMGVGYSSLGLRLATTVELSRGVALEPNASVAWQYAFGDLTPDAQLAFLSVPSANFTVAGVPLAQNTALVKAGADLRIGEQVRLGMAYVGQFADSVTVNAVQANLAWRF from the coding sequence GTGTCGCGGACACGCGCGCTCGGGCTCGTCGCCATAGGCCTGGGCGCCGGCAGCCTGGGGCAAGGCGCGCTGGCCGACCCCCTGCCGTCTTCGTCCACGACCTATCAAACGCTGAATTACGGGACGACCGGGACGTTCCTCACCGGCATTCGCGGCGACAACATTGTCGGCAACTATACCATTCCTGGCACCACCGAGACCGGCGGCCTCTACTACAACATGACCAGCCAGACCTGGTCGCCTATGCCGGAAGCCACCGACAACGGCGCCAACTATCCCGGCGCCATAGGCTCGTCGCCCTACGGGCCGAGTTTCGGAACCCCCGGCGGCATCCTGCGCGTGGTGGGCAGCTACCAGACCGAAACGTCGGCCCCGTACGACCTCAGCTATCTTTACGACGCCGCCGCGGCGCCGGGGCAGACGCTGACACCGCTGGCCTATCCGGGCACCGACACGCTCTACACCATTGCCCACAGCAACTTCGGCAACCAGGTGGTCGGCGACTACGACACCCGGCTCGCGACCGGCAACGCCTTCATCTACAATATCGACACAAAAACCTATATTACCAACAATATACCAGGCGCCGTCAGCACCACCGCCTATGGCATCTACGGCGACAAGATCGCCGGCGGCTACGGCGAGGTCGAGGTCGGCGGCGGGCTCCACGCCGAGCACGGCTACATCTACGACCAGACCACCGGCACCTATGAAACCTACGACCACCCCGGTGCCGTCGCGACCCATTTCGAGGGTATCACCGGGGCCGGCCGCTCCGGCGAGTACAACCTCGTCACCAACTGGGTGTCGGCGGACGGCGTGGTGCATCCCGCGGTCATGCATATCGACGCCCTCGGCGTCGTGACCTGGTACGAGATCGACATTCCCGGTGCCGTCGTGTCGTCCAACTCGGCCTATGGCGACAATGTCGTCGGCATCTATGTCTCCACCGAGGGCGGCACGACCACCATAAACGGTTTCATCGCCACCATTCCGGGCATGTACAACCCGATCCGCAACACCGGAACGCTGAACTTCGCGACCGACAATGCCGCCGCTTTGTCAGGTCTGAAGGGCGACGACATCATCAACAGCGGCACCATCCATGTCACCGGCAATGGCGGCATCGGCATGCGTGGCGAGACCTATGGCGTGCTGACCAACAAAGGCACCATCACCGCCACCGGCATCGCCGGGGCAGCGGTGGAGTTGCATGGCACCTACGGCACCTTCCTGAACTACGGCACCCTGCAGACCACGGTCGAGGCCGATGCCCTGCGCACGGGCCCGGACAGCCACGGCACCGTGATCGTGAACACGGGCATCGTCGATGGCCGGCTGGCCGCGACGGCGGGGACGGACAAGAGATTCGAGAACGCCGGCTGGCTCGGCGTGAGCGGCACCGGCCCGACAATCACCCACCTCTTCAGCGGCATCTTCGTGCAGACCACGACGTGCACCTACGCGGCGCGCGTGACGGATGAGGGCAGCGACGTCCTGGAGGTGACGGGCACCGTACGGCTCTCCGGCACGCTGCAGGCGTCCTTCCTCGACACGAGCTTCGCCCCGACCACAACGCTTATCGTTGCGACCGACGGCATCACCGGCACCTTCGACCACGTGGTCACCCCCGGCCTGCCGGCTCTGTTCGATGCGAGCGTGGCCTATGCGCCGACCGCGGTGACCATGACGGTCGCCGCCGATCTCGCCGGCAAGGCGGGGAACACGCCGAACCAGCGCGCGGTCGGCGGTGCGCTCGATCGCCTCATCAACACCACCACCGACGGCCTGCTGACGACCCTTCCGACGGCGCTCAGCCCGCTCTACGGCCTTACCGTGGCGGAGCTGCCCGGCGCGCTCACCGCCCTCTCCGGCGAGGCCTATGCCAGCGCGCAGACGGTTCTCTTGGGCGACAGCGCATACAGCCGCGACGCTTTGCTGGGACGCCTGCGCCAGGGCTCCTATGCCGGCCAGGGCGGCCCGACGGCCGCGCTCGGCTTCGGCGGGCCCGCGCTCGCCTATGCCGCGCCGACCGCCTCCGGCGTGCCGTTCCCGACCAAGGCGCAGCCTTCCGCCGAGCCCGCGTTCAACGGCACCATCTGGGCGCAGGCATTCGGCGGGTGGAGCGCCTATGGCGGCGGCCGCGACGCCGCCGACGTCGATGCCAGCATCGGAGGTGTCATCTCCGGCGCCGATGTCAAGGTCGAGAACTGGATGCTTGGCGCGGCGGTCGGCTACACGCACTCCAGTGCGCAAATGGATGCGCTGGCGAGCCAATCCGACACCGACAGCATGCTGGTCGCGCTCTATGCGGGCACCAGTTCCGGGCCCTGGAAGCTGCGCCTCGCCGCCAGCTACGCCTTCAACCAGATCGACGCTTCGCGCACCATCGCCTATCCCGGTTTCTTCCAGCGGGCGAACGCCGATTATTCCGGCGGGACCGGGCAGGTGTTCGCAGAACTCGGTTACGGCTTCGCCGTCCAGCACCTGGCGCTGGAACCCTTCGCGGGCCTCGCCTACGTCCATTTGAGCACCGACGGCTTCACCGAGACCGGCGCCTCGGCCGGCCTGACCGGCGCGTCCAACGCGATGGGCGTCGGCTATTCCTCGCTCGGCCTCCGGCTGGCGACCACCGTGGAGCTGTCACGCGGCGTGGCGCTGGAGCCCAATGCCTCGGTCGCCTGGCAATATGCCTTCGGCGACCTCACACCCGATGCCCAGCTCGCCTTCCTTAGCGTCCCGAGCGCGAACTTCACCGTCGCCGGCGTGCCGCTGGCGCAAAACACCGCGCTGGTGAAGGCGGGCGCCGACCTGCGCATCGGCGAACAGGTCCGCCTCGGCATGGCCTATGTCGGCCAGTTCGCAGACAGCGTGACGGTCAATGCCGTCCAGGCCAACCTGGCGTGGCGCTTCTAG
- a CDS encoding ABC transporter permease, whose amino-acid sequence MANKWALRAASLAVVGVTWQIVGSRLNPIFLSTPTAVFKAGVALVANGELPAAMLVSLGVVFAGFGVAILVGVPLGLAMGRSRTVEYLLDPYVNALYVVPRIALIPLIIVWLGLGIPAQIAVVFGTSVFPILISTHTGVRNVSSNLIETARSFGAGESELVRKIILPASVPFIMSGLRLGIGQAIIGMIVAQMFLGISGMGFMLVNYGNQFATNYVFVIVVALAVLGVLLTEMVRLLESRFSHWRQAPPR is encoded by the coding sequence ATGGCCAACAAGTGGGCGCTGCGCGCCGCGTCCCTCGCGGTCGTCGGCGTGACGTGGCAGATCGTGGGCAGCAGGCTCAACCCCATCTTCCTCTCGACCCCGACCGCCGTCTTCAAGGCGGGGGTGGCCTTGGTGGCAAACGGTGAGCTGCCGGCGGCGATGCTGGTGAGCCTCGGCGTGGTGTTTGCCGGCTTCGGTGTCGCAATCCTCGTCGGCGTTCCACTGGGGCTCGCCATGGGGCGGTCGCGCACCGTCGAATATCTGCTCGACCCTTACGTGAACGCGCTTTACGTGGTTCCGCGGATCGCGCTGATCCCGTTGATCATCGTGTGGCTGGGGCTCGGGATCCCTGCGCAAATTGCCGTTGTGTTCGGCACCAGCGTGTTTCCCATTCTGATCAGCACGCACACGGGCGTGCGCAACGTCAGCTCAAACCTGATCGAGACGGCGCGCTCCTTCGGCGCGGGAGAGAGCGAGCTCGTGCGCAAGATCATCCTTCCGGCGAGCGTGCCCTTCATCATGTCCGGGCTGCGTCTCGGCATCGGACAGGCCATCATCGGCATGATCGTGGCGCAGATGTTTCTCGGCATCTCCGGCATGGGCTTCATGCTCGTGAACTACGGCAACCAGTTCGCGACGAACTATGTGTTCGTGATCGTGGTCGCGCTCGCCGTGCTCGGCGTCTTGCTGACGGAGATGGTCCGTCTCCTGGAAAGCCGGTTTTCCCACTGGCGACAGGCGCCGCCACGCTAG
- a CDS encoding ABC transporter ATP-binding protein, whose product MAHLVASGVGKQFAIRGRNGVEVADILKGVDLEVGDNEFVSIVGASGSGKTTFLRIVAGLAQADAGSVKVNGKTVSGPGPERAMVFQAINLLPWRNVVGNVEFGLELQKVPEAERRARAERFIELVGLGRHRHAYPHELSGGMQQRVGIARALATDPALLLMDEPFGSLDAQTAEFLWDELSKIVAETRKSVLFVTHHIDEAIYLSDRVVVLGGSPAGVREVIAIDFPKPRWAYDVRADPRFAEFRARLRAHIFHPNTSQE is encoded by the coding sequence ATGGCGCACCTGGTGGCAAGCGGTGTCGGCAAGCAGTTCGCAATTCGTGGGCGGAACGGCGTGGAGGTCGCCGACATCCTCAAGGGCGTGGATCTCGAGGTGGGTGATAACGAGTTCGTCTCCATCGTGGGGGCGAGCGGTTCCGGCAAGACCACGTTCCTGCGCATCGTCGCCGGCCTGGCCCAGGCCGATGCCGGATCCGTCAAAGTCAACGGCAAGACGGTGTCGGGTCCCGGACCGGAGCGGGCGATGGTGTTTCAGGCCATCAACCTGCTGCCGTGGCGGAATGTCGTCGGAAACGTGGAGTTCGGCCTGGAGCTCCAGAAGGTGCCGGAGGCGGAACGCCGGGCGCGTGCCGAGCGTTTCATCGAGCTCGTGGGGCTGGGGCGACACCGGCATGCCTATCCGCACGAGTTGTCCGGCGGCATGCAGCAGCGCGTCGGCATTGCCCGCGCCCTCGCCACGGATCCGGCGCTGCTGCTGATGGACGAGCCCTTCGGCAGCCTGGACGCCCAGACGGCCGAATTCCTTTGGGACGAGCTGTCAAAGATCGTCGCGGAAACCCGCAAGTCCGTGCTGTTCGTCACGCACCATATCGACGAAGCGATCTATCTCTCCGACCGGGTTGTGGTCCTGGGCGGGAGCCCGGCCGGCGTCAGGGAAGTCATCGCCATCGATTTTCCCAAGCCGCGCTGGGCCTACGACGTCCGTGCGGACCCGAGGTTCGCCGAGTTCCGGGCGCGGCTGCGCGCCCACATCTTCCACCCGAACACCAGCCAGGAGTGA
- a CDS encoding ABC transporter substrate-binding protein yields MTLASLAMLPSHGQAAVQKVRVANGTTLDILSIPDVRTFEHFLKQSTGIPSEVTYLPGAVRAIQAIIADQADVGIATLNAGLAAVLQQQDIVVFALASGARPYLVMTAQDGLGSLKALEGRTVGVISLVDSTYYLPVMQMRAEGVDPSKVRWQPVGGGAGRGNALISGGIQAASFQVGQALDLTQKGAFRIIDPPSHNMDLIFKAFWARRSFLEANPQLATEIVKAHLLATREALDKAAFLKVATPMLAPMAESTISQAYDILVRMGVWDPNDDLLNPKAGDETVAQMVKYGIIDREISFDRWATDRFVKEAVAVVGRR; encoded by the coding sequence ATGACCCTCGCGTCCCTGGCCATGCTCCCATCGCATGGCCAGGCCGCCGTCCAGAAGGTGCGGGTGGCCAACGGCACCACCCTGGACATTCTGAGCATCCCGGACGTGCGCACCTTCGAGCACTTCCTGAAGCAAAGCACCGGCATCCCGAGCGAGGTGACCTACCTGCCAGGGGCGGTGCGGGCGATCCAGGCCATCATCGCCGACCAGGCCGACGTCGGCATTGCCACGCTCAATGCGGGCCTTGCCGCTGTGCTGCAGCAGCAGGACATCGTGGTCTTCGCCCTCGCCTCCGGCGCGCGCCCCTACCTGGTGATGACCGCCCAGGACGGGCTCGGCAGCCTCAAGGCGCTCGAAGGGCGTACCGTCGGCGTCATCTCGCTCGTGGATTCTACCTACTATCTGCCCGTGATGCAGATGCGGGCCGAGGGGGTGGACCCATCCAAGGTCCGCTGGCAGCCCGTGGGAGGAGGGGCTGGGCGCGGCAATGCGCTTATCTCCGGCGGCATCCAGGCCGCCTCCTTCCAAGTGGGCCAGGCACTCGACCTGACGCAGAAAGGCGCGTTCAGGATCATTGATCCGCCATCCCACAACATGGACCTCATCTTCAAGGCGTTCTGGGCGAGGCGGTCGTTCCTGGAGGCCAATCCCCAGCTCGCCACCGAGATCGTGAAAGCCCACCTGCTCGCCACCCGCGAGGCGCTCGACAAGGCGGCTTTCCTGAAGGTCGCGACGCCCATGCTCGCGCCCATGGCGGAGAGCACCATCTCGCAAGCCTATGACATCCTCGTCCGGATGGGCGTCTGGGACCCCAACGACGACTTGCTCAATCCCAAGGCCGGGGATGAGACCGTCGCCCAAATGGTCAAGTACGGCATCATCGACCGGGAGATTTCCTTCGACCGCTGGGCGACCGATCGCTTCGTCAAAGAAGCGGTCGCGGTGGTGGGCAGGAGATAG